A section of the Hevea brasiliensis isolate MT/VB/25A 57/8 chromosome 17, ASM3005281v1, whole genome shotgun sequence genome encodes:
- the LOC110666678 gene encoding protein RETICULATA-RELATED 4, chloroplastic, protein MEDLTCAALNLVSRRDTLAVTGSSRLPSRKKTWEGNRTSYTAYQAKLAASTALPLYVAIAASFFTSSLHNTNPIFNIHLPFLSSHSSPLHLRLSLSSHSPSSLSLRHHHTNFFPLFVPSASLSGGDGGFNNRTPSGGGGGGNDDNNGNNSGSDEDGDNAGNRNRKEAMMVLTESKRTMETLPNDLVAAIQAGRIPGAVVSRFLDLEKSGIFRWLLQFGGFKERLLADDLFFAKVGIECGVGIFSKTAAEYERRRENFFKELEIVFADVVMAIIADFMLVYLPAPTVSLRPPLTSSTGPIAKFFYNCPDNAFQHLINSNFSSYMLRVTVSSSIMQRNGAKLFAAGTTSSLVGTVLTNALINARKAVDKSSAGEVENVPILSTSVAYGVYMAVSSNLRYQVLAGVIEQRILEPLLHQHKLMLSAICFAVRTGNTYLGSLLWVDHARLIGIQKAKEEQKELA, encoded by the exons ATGGAGGATTTGACTTGTGCTGCACT GAATCTTGTGTCAAGAAGAGACACTCTTGCCGTTACTGGAAGCTCGCGCCTTCCAT CGAGAAAGAAAACATGGGAAGGAAACCGCACTTCTTACACAGCTTACCAAGCCAAGTTGGCCGCCTCTACAGCTCTACCCCTTTACGTGGCCATCGCCGCCAGCTTCTTTACCTCCTCCCTCCACAACACCAACCCCATCTTCAATATCCACCTACCATTTCTTTCCTCTCACTCATCTCCCCTCCACCTCCGCCTCTCCCTCTCCTCCCACTCCCCCTCCTCTCTCTCCCTCCGCCACCACCACACTAACTTTTTCCCGCTCTTCGTTCCTTCTGCCTCCTTATCTGGCGGAGATGGCGGCTTCAATAACCGCACCCCTTCCGGGGGCGGTGGTGGCGGCAACGACGATAACAATGGTAATAACAGTGGCAGTGATGAGGATGGTGATAATGCGGGGAATAGGAATAGGAAGGAGGCGATGATGGTGTTAACGGAATCGAAGCGGACCATGGAGACTTTGCCTAACGACTTGGTAGCTGCGATCCAAGCCGGCAGAATTCCTGGTGCTGTGGTTTCCAGGTTTTTAGACTTGGAGAAGTCGGGAATTTTCCGGTGGTTGCTTCAGTTTGGTGGGTTCAAGGAGAGGCTGTTGGCTGATGATCTGTTTTTCGCTAAGGTTGGCATCGAGTGCGGCGTCGGTATCTTCTCTAAG ACTGCTGCAGAATATGAACGTCGCAGAGAGAATTTTTTCAAGGAGCTGGAAATTGTTTTTGCAGACGTG GTGATGGCCATAATTGCAGATTTCATGCTTGTTTATCTTCCTGCTCCAACAGTATCCCTACGACCACCTCTTACAAGCAGCACGGGACCTATTGCAAAGTTCTTCTACAATTGCCCTGATAATGCATTTCAG CACCTGATCAATTCAAATTTCTCAAGTTATATGCTTAGGGTAACCGTTAGTTCATCTATCATGCAGCGTAATGGGGCAAAACTTTTTGCTGCTGGCACCACTTCATCACTG GTTGGCACAGTTCTGACAAATGCATTGATCAACGCACGAAAGGCTGTGGATAAGTCTTCAGCTGGTGAAGTTGAAAATGTGCCTATATTGTCCACCAGTGTTGCCTATGGTGTCTATATGGCAGTTTCTAGCAACCTCAG GTATCAAGTGCTGGCAGGTGTTATCGAACAGCGAATTTTGGAACCTTTATTACACCAGCACAAGCTCATGCTTAGCGCAATTTGTTTTGCTGTTCGAACGGGCAACACATACTTGGGTTCATTGTT GTGGGTGGATCATGCTCGGTTGATAGGAATTCAAAAAGCTAAGGAGGAGCAGAAAGAATTGGCTTGA
- the LOC110666703 gene encoding phospholipase A1-Igamma3, chloroplastic: protein MASLIMTTLKTTLPHVSEDVFPRYSNLNKSKTFLAIARKPFSPNIGNTGLIKCSSSISSLTPQLDETLVYREDERTLSEIWKEIQGSDDWEGLLDPMNSHLRKEIIRYGEFSQACYDSFDFDPHSKYCGTCKYQGANFFDKLDMQGHGYKISRYLYATSNINLPNFFQKSKLSSIWSIHANWMGYVAVTTDEKEIKRLGRRDIVIAWRGTVTYLEWIYDLKDILCSANFTSDPSIKIELGFYDLYTKKENSCKYCTFSAREQVLAEIKRLLDYYRGEEISITITGHSLGAALAILSAYDIAEMRLNYMDHEELRNKIPITVYSFAGPRVGNLKFKERCEELGVKVLRVINVHDKVPTVPGIFANEKFQYQKYVEDTISFPWSYAHVGVELALDHTHSPFLKPTNDLGCAHNLEVHLHLVDGYQGKGKRFFLATKRDIALVNKSCDFLRSEYGVPPHWRQDENKGMVRNNEGRWVVPERPRVEAHPDDTAHHLEQVLKIASSHQVEAL, encoded by the coding sequence ATGGCTTCTCTGATTATGACTACGCTCAAAACCACTCTGCCACATGTCTCCGAAGATGTGTTCCCAAGATACAGCAACCTAAACAAATCTAAAACTTTCCTCGCTATTGCAAGAAAACCCTTTTCACCAAATATTGGAAACACTGGTCTTATCAAATGTTCATCGTCCATCTCAAGTCTAACTCCACAACTAGACGAAACCTTAGTTTACCGAGAAGATGAGAGGACTCTAAGCGAAATATGGAAGGAAATCCAAGGCTCCGATGACTGGGAAGGACTCCTAGATCCCATGAATTCTCATCTTCGCAAAGAAATAATCCGCTATGGAGAATTCTCCCAAGCATGCTATGATTCTTTCGATTTCGATCCTCACTCTAAGTACTGTGGCACATGCAAGTACCAAGGAGCTAATTTCTTCGATAAGCTAGATATGCAAGGCCATGGTTACAAAATAAGCAGGTATCTCTACGCCACTTCAAATATTAACCTTCCAAATTTCTTCCAGAAATCTAAGCTGAGCAGCATTTGGAGCATCCATGCAAATTGGATGGGTTACGTCGCTGTCACCACTGATGAAAAGGAGATCAAACGTCTGGGCCGCCGCGATATAGTCATAGCATGGAGAGGCACAGTCACTTATCTTGAATGGATATATGATCTTAAAGATATCCTTTGCTCTGCTAACTTCACCAGCGATCCATCCATCAAAATCGAGTTAGGGTTTTATGATTTATACACTAAGAAAGAAAACTCCTGCAAGTACTGCACATTTTCAGCTCGTGAACAAGTTTTAGCAGAGATTAAGCGACTTCTTGATTATTATAGAGGTGAAGAAATTAGTATAACAATCACAGGTCACAGCCTAGGGGCAGCTTTGGCTATATTAAGTGCTTACGATATTGCAGAGATGAGGCTTAATTATATGGATCATGAAGAATTAAGGAATAAAATTCCTATCACCGTCTACTCTTTCGCTGGCCCTCGAGTGGGAAATCTCAAGTTTAAAGAACGATGCGAAGAGCTTGGAGTTAAAGTACTAAGAGTGATTAATGTGCATGACAAGGTACCAACAGTTCCAGGGATTTTTGCTAATGAGAAATTCCAGTATCAAAAATACGTGGAGGACACCATTTCATTTCCTTGGAGCTATGCACATGTGGGAGTGGAACTTGCATTGGATCACACCCACAGCCCATTTCTAAAGCCAACAAATGATCTTGGTTGTGCACATAATCTGGAGGTTCATTTACACTTGGTGGATGGCTACCAGGGCAAAGGGAAGCGATTCTTCTTGGCAACCAAGAGAGACATTGCCCTCGTCAACAAGAGTTGTGACTTCTTGAGAAGCGAGTACGGTGTGCCACCGCACTGGCGGCAAGACGAGAACAAAGGGATGGTGAGAAACAACGAGGGGCGGTGGGTGGTGCCAGAGAGGCCTAGAGTGGAGGCCCATCCAGACGACACGGCCCACCACCTTGAACAAGTGCTCAAAATTGCGAGTTCCCATCAAGTGGAAGCACTTTGA